The following are encoded together in the Deltaproteobacteria bacterium genome:
- a CDS encoding HDOD domain-containing protein: MDTKTFLKKLDDISDIPTLPTVALKVNRMLEDHNTSINELSETIEKDQAIVSKILRLVNSAFYGVRSHISNVPHAMILLGFNTVRNAVIAISVIGTFSGKETFPGFSIKDFWKHSVAVAVTSRWLAEQSRLEPPDDCFVAGLLHDVGKVVLIQYFKELFGQIWALTQEENLSFYESEKKTSPVTHAQIGGHLTKKWDLPASLTDTITYHHALNENATNFNLLVIVHVADIIVNAKSTGLENADLFSKVHPEAAKIMNPQLTTVSDWFPALEDEIESACAFFLEDVK; the protein is encoded by the coding sequence ATGGACACAAAAACGTTTCTAAAAAAATTGGATGATATTTCAGACATCCCCACCCTGCCGACCGTGGCGCTCAAGGTGAACAGGATGCTGGAAGACCATAACACCTCCATCAATGAGTTGAGTGAAACCATAGAAAAGGACCAGGCCATCGTCTCCAAGATTTTAAGGCTGGTCAACTCCGCGTTTTACGGGGTCCGGTCTCATATCTCCAACGTCCCTCATGCTATGATTTTATTGGGCTTTAACACCGTGCGAAACGCTGTCATCGCTATATCGGTAATCGGCACATTCTCGGGAAAGGAGACCTTTCCAGGGTTTAGTATCAAGGATTTCTGGAAACATTCCGTGGCTGTGGCCGTGACCAGCAGATGGCTGGCCGAACAAAGCCGGCTCGAGCCCCCGGACGACTGTTTTGTGGCCGGTCTTCTGCACGACGTGGGGAAAGTGGTTTTGATCCAATATTTTAAAGAGCTTTTCGGCCAAATATGGGCGCTGACACAGGAGGAGAACCTGTCCTTTTATGAGTCTGAAAAAAAGACATCCCCCGTCACCCACGCTCAGATCGGAGGGCATCTGACAAAAAAATGGGACCTGCCAGCCTCCCTGACCGATACCATCACCTATCACCACGCCCTCAATGAAAACGCTACTAATTTTAATTTGTTAGTGATCGTACATGTGGCCGACATCATCGTGAACGCCAAAAGCACGGGATTAGAGAACGCTGACCTTTTTTCAAAAGTCCATCCTGAAGCGGCAAAGATTATGAACCCGCAGTTGACCACTGT
- a CDS encoding response regulator, with amino-acid sequence MALKYKHRLLFVDDEESITKSLQRLFRKEQYEIHTAPSGAEGLKLLQETGKSFSLIISDQRMPEMTGSEFLEKAKEVFPNAIRILLTGHADMNAIIDAVNKGEIHRYLTKPWDDGELLRLVREELERYELLVENQRLLALTKKQNKELAELNRNLEEKVKERSREIVLKNKELAGLNRELETGLYNTVRAFGSLVEMHNPDLAGHGRRVSIFSREIAQSLELPEEEIVDIEIAGLLHDIGKLGFSPRLLKQEEDRLSPEEKDLFRTHPEQGQSTVRFINKLDNVGILIRAHHERNDGQGYPDHLPEEAIPTGAKIIAVADAYDRMVNLKPDLDKAIGAISKATGMTQKSLTEEEALNEAAILHLKKESFTRYDPDVVKVFLNLLKTKGLAPPGEKEISFDGLKEGMVLTRPLYASSGRFLLPHNTTLTENYIRKLREFDKTDPVLDRIYVYQK; translated from the coding sequence ATGGCTCTAAAATACAAGCATAGACTTCTCTTTGTGGATGATGAGGAGTCCATAACGAAATCGCTCCAGAGGCTCTTTCGCAAGGAGCAATATGAAATCCACACTGCGCCGAGCGGCGCGGAGGGACTCAAGCTGCTCCAGGAAACCGGGAAATCGTTTTCCCTGATCATATCCGATCAGCGCATGCCAGAGATGACTGGCAGTGAATTCCTGGAAAAGGCCAAGGAGGTCTTTCCCAACGCCATCCGAATTCTTTTAACCGGGCACGCCGATATGAACGCCATTATTGACGCCGTCAATAAGGGCGAGATTCACCGCTACCTTACCAAGCCCTGGGATGACGGGGAATTACTGCGCCTGGTCCGGGAAGAGCTTGAGCGGTATGAACTGCTAGTGGAAAACCAGCGGCTCTTGGCCCTGACAAAAAAACAGAATAAAGAGCTGGCCGAACTCAACAGAAATTTGGAAGAAAAGGTAAAGGAGCGTTCCAGGGAGATCGTTCTCAAGAATAAAGAGCTGGCCGGGTTAAACAGGGAACTCGAAACAGGCCTTTACAATACTGTCCGGGCTTTTGGCTCGCTGGTGGAGATGCATAATCCTGATTTAGCCGGGCATGGAAGGCGTGTCAGCATTTTTTCGCGTGAGATTGCCCAGAGTCTTGAACTGCCTGAGGAAGAGATCGTTGACATCGAAATCGCCGGCCTTCTGCATGACATCGGCAAGCTTGGCTTCAGTCCAAGGCTTTTGAAACAAGAAGAGGACAGATTGAGCCCGGAAGAGAAGGACCTTTTTCGCACCCATCCTGAGCAGGGACAGTCCACGGTTCGGTTTATCAATAAACTGGACAACGTGGGGATATTAATTCGGGCTCATCACGAACGAAACGACGGCCAGGGTTATCCGGATCACCTGCCCGAGGAAGCCATACCAACAGGAGCGAAAATTATCGCCGTAGCAGACGCCTATGACAGGATGGTCAACCTCAAACCCGACCTGGACAAGGCCATTGGCGCGATTTCAAAGGCGACCGGCATGACCCAGAAAAGTTTAACAGAAGAGGAGGCCTTAAATGAGGCCGCGATTCTTCATCTGAAAAAAGAGAGTTTTACCCGATATGATCCTGATGTTGTAAAGGTTTTTTTAAACCTTTTAAAGACCAAGGGTCTGGCGCCCCCGGGAGAAAAAGAAATATCGTTCGACGGTTTAAAGGAAGGCATGGTCTTAACAAGACCGCTCTATGCCTCGAGCGGACGCTTCCTCCTGCCTCACAACACGACCCTGACCGAGAACTATATTCGTAAATTAAGAGAGTTCGATAAAACCGACCCTGTACTTGACCGCATCTATGTCTATCAAAAGTGA
- a CDS encoding response regulator, which produces MNKNLLIVDDEPNILSSLTREFRPDGYAIYVAHSGSAGLDLINEHDIGVVLSDLMMPGMDGVTFLETVKKQKPDVVSILLTAHGSLENARAAIIRSQIFAYLTKPWSSDELKGTIAKAFEHYNLLLEQKRLQKLIAEQNKQLILVNENLEDLVHQRTMELEEAVQEGIVMLSLAAEARDDDIGEHIYRIQDLTRDICTGLGMSVEESRQISFFSIMHDVGKIHIPDNILRKPGPLNEEEWTVMKTHTIIGEKILGDKAFYKTAREIARSHHESWDGAGYPDGLEGNAIPLSARIVTVADVFDALTHPRPYKQSWPKEKALIEMRELSGQVFDPEILEVFFKIQDEKTFGGQHGSKIQA; this is translated from the coding sequence ATGAATAAAAACCTGCTAATTGTGGATGACGAGCCAAATATACTCAGCAGCCTGACAAGGGAGTTCAGACCTGACGGCTACGCCATCTATGTGGCTCATTCAGGCTCAGCCGGCCTTGACCTCATAAACGAACATGACATTGGCGTGGTCCTGTCTGACCTGATGATGCCGGGCATGGATGGCGTCACTTTCCTCGAGACGGTCAAAAAACAAAAACCGGATGTAGTCAGCATCCTGCTTACGGCCCACGGCAGTCTCGAAAACGCCAGGGCGGCCATCATCCGTTCGCAAATCTTCGCCTACCTGACCAAGCCATGGTCGTCCGATGAATTGAAAGGGACAATTGCCAAGGCCTTTGAACATTATAACCTGCTCCTGGAACAGAAGCGGCTTCAAAAATTGATTGCTGAGCAGAACAAACAGCTAATTCTTGTCAACGAAAACCTTGAGGACCTGGTTCACCAGAGAACCATGGAGCTTGAGGAGGCGGTTCAGGAAGGGATTGTAATGCTGAGCTTAGCGGCTGAGGCCAGAGATGACGATATCGGGGAACATATCTACCGGATTCAGGACCTGACTCGTGATATCTGCACAGGCCTCGGCATGTCTGTTGAGGAATCAAGGCAAATAAGTTTTTTCAGCATCATGCATGACGTGGGCAAGATTCACATCCCGGATAATATCCTGAGAAAGCCAGGCCCGCTGAACGAAGAAGAATGGACGGTCATGAAGACACATACTATCATCGGCGAAAAAATTTTAGGGGACAAGGCTTTTTATAAAACGGCGCGTGAAATTGCCCGAAGTCATCACGAAAGCTGGGATGGCGCCGGATATCCCGATGGATTGGAAGGGAATGCCATCCCTTTATCTGCCAGAATCGTGACCGTGGCCGATGTCTTTGACGCCTTGACCCACCCTCGACCCTATAAACAATCATGGCCAAAGGAAAAGGCGCTAATTGAAATGAGGGAGCTTTCCGGCCAGGTGTTTGATCCGGAAATCCTGGAAGTCTTCTTTAAAATTCAAGATGAAAAAACATTTGGGGGTCAACATGGCTCTAAAATACAAGCATAG
- a CDS encoding PAS domain S-box protein has protein sequence MRHKNEEVELKAKISIFHKLMLSVVLVVFIAVGISTYLAVRLESRVLTEGLVHTGTHMVSHIASSTESAFWSLNWAFVEKMLHEITLGEKKEVIFAKVVKPDGEVYLANDKAYYGDKLDASLLFDKETLLDNHFFPERQEKGILLVRPVTIGKERWYVVLGLSLQSVRQATRALIVRNLAWGSLILLLAVIASFFLSKSISRPIVSLAESARIISRGNLDQTVTVKSKDEVGLLGQAFNQMITNLKAAAAELESSEERYRTLIATASKAKISIAVIQNEGERKGVFKYVNQGVADLSGYTREELLQMTLKDIIHPDSYEKVWKLYTERPAEDNLRSTYQFWGVNKKGKKIPVEISTGRTLYDGKNALVCYASDITEKIEAEQQLKNYSQNLEKMVEERTAELKKTLADLQNTQSQLLQSEKMASIGQLAAGVAHEINNPVGFVKSNLGTMNEYREDLGKLLDQYEYLEEALSKGIANCGQETIRGLLEKVRKIKEEIDLNFIQDDHQNVIEESLEGTKRVEKIVSDLKDFAHIDKGELEQADINQGIESTLNIVWNELKYKAEVIKDLGDIPLVMCYPQRLNQVFMNILVNAAQAIEKKGTIKISTRAANGQVEIRISDTGKGISPQVLSKIFDPFFTTKEVNKGTGLGLNVAYNIIQQHKGTIEVESEVGKGTTFTISLQTKPDIAPDG, from the coding sequence CACAAGTTAATGCTCAGTGTAGTGCTGGTGGTCTTTATCGCGGTGGGGATAAGCACCTATCTGGCCGTCAGGCTCGAGTCCAGGGTCTTGACCGAAGGACTGGTTCATACAGGCACACACATGGTCAGCCATATTGCCTCCAGCACTGAGAGCGCCTTCTGGTCCCTAAACTGGGCTTTTGTGGAGAAGATGCTTCATGAAATCACCCTGGGTGAGAAAAAAGAGGTGATTTTCGCCAAGGTGGTCAAGCCTGACGGCGAGGTCTATCTGGCTAATGATAAGGCCTATTATGGAGATAAACTCGATGCCTCTCTCCTTTTTGATAAGGAAACCCTGCTCGATAATCATTTTTTCCCGGAGCGACAAGAAAAGGGCATACTCCTGGTGCGCCCTGTCACTATAGGAAAGGAAAGATGGTACGTCGTGCTGGGGCTGTCCCTTCAGTCGGTCAGACAGGCCACCAGGGCCTTAATCGTTCGTAATCTGGCCTGGGGCAGCCTCATCCTTTTACTGGCAGTCATTGCCTCATTCTTCCTCTCCAAGTCAATTTCCCGACCCATTGTCAGCCTGGCCGAGTCGGCCAGGATTATATCGCGCGGCAACCTGGATCAAACTGTGACGGTCAAATCAAAAGACGAAGTCGGGCTTCTCGGCCAGGCCTTTAATCAGATGATAACAAACTTAAAAGCAGCCGCAGCAGAATTGGAATCATCCGAAGAAAGATATCGAACCCTGATCGCCACCGCCTCGAAGGCAAAAATCAGTATCGCTGTGATTCAGAACGAGGGCGAGCGAAAAGGAGTCTTCAAGTATGTTAATCAGGGTGTGGCTGACCTATCTGGATACACCCGAGAAGAGCTTCTTCAAATGACTTTAAAGGATATCATCCATCCTGACAGTTACGAAAAAGTTTGGAAATTATACACGGAAAGACCGGCTGAAGATAATCTGCGATCAACTTATCAATTCTGGGGCGTCAATAAAAAAGGGAAAAAAATACCTGTCGAGATCAGCACCGGGAGGACACTGTATGATGGTAAAAACGCCTTGGTCTGTTATGCCAGTGATATTACCGAGAAGATAGAAGCTGAACAGCAGCTAAAAAACTACAGCCAGAATCTTGAAAAGATGGTCGAAGAACGAACCGCTGAATTGAAAAAAACCCTGGCCGATCTTCAAAATACCCAGTCACAGCTTTTGCAATCAGAAAAAATGGCCTCTATCGGACAACTGGCCGCAGGCGTAGCCCATGAAATCAACAATCCGGTCGGGTTCGTCAAGAGTAACCTGGGGACCATGAACGAATACCGGGAGGATTTAGGGAAACTGCTAGACCAGTATGAATATTTAGAGGAAGCTCTAAGCAAGGGAATAGCGAATTGCGGGCAAGAAACCATCCGGGGCCTTCTCGAAAAGGTCAGAAAAATAAAGGAGGAGATTGACCTTAACTTTATCCAGGATGACCATCAGAATGTCATCGAGGAATCGCTTGAAGGCACGAAAAGGGTGGAAAAGATCGTATCCGACCTCAAGGACTTTGCCCATATAGACAAAGGAGAATTGGAACAGGCTGATATCAACCAGGGCATCGAAAGCACCCTTAATATCGTCTGGAACGAGCTGAAATACAAGGCAGAGGTCATTAAAGACCTTGGTGACATCCCTTTGGTCATGTGTTATCCGCAGCGCTTGAACCAGGTTTTTATGAATATCTTGGTCAATGCGGCCCAGGCTATCGAAAAAAAAGGCACCATTAAAATTTCGACCAGGGCCGCTAATGGGCAGGTTGAGATCAGGATTAGCGACACAGGCAAAGGTATATCGCCTCAGGTTTTATCCAAGATATTCGACCCGTTTTTTACGACCAAGGAGGTGAACAAAGGCACAGGCCTCGGATTGAATGTCGCGTACAACATTATCCAGCAGCATAAAGGCACGATTGAGGTGGAAAGTGAAGTGGGAAAAGGGACAACTTTTACTATAAGCCTGCAAACTAAGCCTGATATAGCTCCTGATGGATAA